aTAACTGTGCATGAAACTGACTTTTCTTTGTCGTTTCAAGATAAGCAGGGATCTTGGTCATCAACATGAATAGTGTCCTTTTTAAGAATAATGCGAGATTTTCTTTAGttaagaaaaagaacaaacatTGTTGTCGTTCTAATGCAGTAATGAATCAAAATGGGGCTCTATACTAAAAGCCAACAAAATAAACTTGGCATTGCAATGAAACATTCGAAAAGTTACATGCATGCTATGAGGAAGCACCTTGAAGTCGAAGCCATGCGTGCATCATCTCGTGGGCTAGGATAGAACCAGTCAGCAACCTGTATGAGGAGAGTTTGAGAGtcatagaaaaacaaaatctcAGCGGTATAAGGATGATAAAGTGAAGAGGTCGGCTCCACATCTGATGCTCGATGTATCATTGTTTGATACCAAGAGGCCAAGATTGACACTACCACCAGATGCTGAAGTCAAATGCAGTAGTTATGAATTTGCCTTGCCAAGAGAAAATCTCTCACCAGTCTCCACTATATCGGCAAAACTTCCAATATACACAATCACTCTAATAAAATCTCACAGAGCAAGAGAATCTGTCAAGTATCCTTTATTTCATAAATTCTTCTCAATCTTGCACGTAAACCTATTTTTGGAATTCCCTCGTATTGTAAAGCAGGACCACTGCTGATATACCGCAACTGTGGTACTTGAACATATATGTTAACCTCTATGTTAATGGATAAAACGTGCTCTACAAATACTTCGGTATCCTTCATACATGAATTTTCACTACCTATATCACCAGCAATTACTTCAAATTCTAGCTCCATGAAATGGCATCCTAAGGATTTATTCCTTCGTCCGTGTCACGCAGGAAATGTTTCCGTCACCACAAGTATTCTCTGAACATGATCGGAATCAGAAATAACCAAACTCAGATCAACATTTATAACCCCAAAACAAACTTGTGCTTGCATATTACCAACCCTTCTTCATTTCTTATCATTAGTTATCAAGATTGTTCAAAGTGGCATCACTGCGAAATATGCATGTTAACATCTCATTGTGATGCATATATTCTTTTCTTCACGTCCGTTGAAAAAGACTGAGAAGTTGCCAACCACTCAAGTCTTATAAAATTTAAcagcacgagagagagagagagagagagagagagagtacctagGAAGGCCATATAAAATCAGGATTGCAGTCACCTCACAACGACGGATGAGTTTATAAGGCTCAGTTATCATATTCATGACCCTGTTTCCTGCCCCAATTTTTGGGCGCCTCAAAATCTGCTCATGCAACGATAATATACAAGAAAATGGGCTATTGATCATGACAAACTCACTGGTTATATGGAAAGGAAGAAACATAAATGACACAAACTGGCAAAACATCCTTACAGTGCTAACAGTTTGCTCCTCGGAAAGGCAGAGTCCTCTGGTCTCAGGCATGTGATGATGGCCCTGGCCAAGAGAAAGAACCACTGTAAGCTTTTTGGCACTGCAAAAGATTAATTCACCCAAGAGAAACAAGAAATCCAACAAACTATCATTAGTCATTCGACTATGAATTTGCCTTACACTCTTTTCACCATCCATGGCTTCATTCAATGCTTGCCTCTCCACCAAGAGTAGGGGAACCTGCTGCTCCACTTTCATATTCAATCCTTCATAAAATTCTTGTATATCAAGATAGAGGGGTTGGCACTGATTAGTGTCCATGATTGCAGAGTCCAGACACTCAAGACAGAGCTTTCGACCGTCCTCCAGTGCAACATATTTTGTTTCCCTTGGCTGCATATGAAGAGCAAAATCAACATTTATTCTGAAAAGACATGATTGAGTAGGCTTTTCTTGGACAGCATGAAGGGGTATGTGTGGTTGTCTGGAATGCAGATCCACGAGTTGGCATCCAAACCCAATATGGCATCAAGAAAATACTGGGGAAGTATCAAATAACTTTACCAACTCACATGTTCGGACATCCTCACAATATCTCTTGGAATGGAGAGTTCATTGTTATTCCAAAGGCTCGTTCAGTCATATATAGAGAAGAAACACTCAAATTCTCAGTAACTATAAAAACTTTCTGATAATAGTGTGACTTTAGCTATGGATTGAATGTACATTATCTACCCATTTATAGTAAATTTGTTATCAGGAATACATACTTTAGTTTAGTACTATGCTTATATAGACGTCTTTAATAAGGAGAGACGTATTAGTATTTCCTTTCAGATAATTTATCGACACATTGATCATCGTCAAGTTCTAATGTAAAATGAACAAACCGTTGGGATGAGCATGCACATTCACGCTCTTGAATAGTTAATTATTGAGTAGTTTTTTCCTAAGTAATCTCAATCTGTATGGCCACTCAGACTGACTTCTGTGCTTTAATTTGACAGGAAGGGAATAAAATCCCTTTCTTTCTGATACAAATAAGGTACACACactagaaattaaaatttaGCAAGAATGAAAAAGGGAATCACAGGGAATGGGATTGAGATGCCCCTTCGCACACGTGTAATTTAAGTTAAACTAACCTCCATTCGCTCACAGCTACAGCACCGAGGAGTCCCGTCATGTTCATGAAAGGGGCAGTACTTCTGGACCCAGAAAGGATGTGCTCTATATTCTATAAGACCAGCAGCGTTTGTTGgtatctgaaaaaaaaaaagaagtcataaAACTTCTAAAGGACCAGTACAAATTGATAAGAAATGGAACTTCTACAGGACCAGTACAAATTGATAAGAAATGGAACTTGAAAGATAAGTATATTAGTTTCACACTACAAAAGACGCCAATTCACAAAACCTTTTAGTGTTTCCGAGATTTCTTTACATAAGATGGACCTAGGTGCCCAGGTTAGAATAGTGGTTAAAATGTCCAAGACACGCAATACTTGAAGTCGAAGATGTTTAAGACATCGCAACACATTCGCCTAACCGAAACCCAGGCAAAATTTTGCATGACATTTAAAGCTATGTTAGACCAACTATAAAGTAGCCTTGTGGAGGATATGGGCTTGCTGAGTTTATTTAGAACGATATTGGATTATATTTACCTGGTATCATCATTATAAATTGGTTAAGAGTTTGGCTAATCCAACTCTAGGCGTTCTCGGCATTTTTAATGTGAGCAAAGCGTGAAGGCCCCATTGCAACAAGAAGCTAacatttgggttgaaaaatttGTCCACTTATAAGAAAGCTTCCCTGGATTTCTCTAGTCTCCAGAAGCCAAATAGAGGAGCATGGCAGAGAATTTGTCCaacccaaagaaaaaagaagaaacaattgTCCTTTCCAGGACATGTTGCCGCAGTTGTTTAGCCTACAGATTGAAGGCATGTGTGCCATGATACCACCTGCTCCAAGGAACTAGGGCAACGATTGAATTTCAAGGTAATCCACCCGGATACTTGGGTTAGTATGTGACCCCAGAAACAGGATTTTGATCTCAGGATAGTATTTGATGCCAAAACAGGATTTTTGATCTCTTCATTTAACATCCCTCAACCTTTTTCAGAGACATCAAAATGACGGGGGGTTATTTGATTGTGTTCGAAATTACAGTTACTTTTTTCTGGCTTTAAAAGGGGAATAAAGTCATGGAAGAAAGGAAAACAGTCCAGCtgctttttttcccttttaagttCCAACTATAATCCATATGATTAAAGCTCAAGTAGATTTCACAAGAATGTACAACAACAATTCTGGCCAGTGGCCACCACaacatacaatttttttttcatatatttaaAGCTCTGTAATTTGAAACAGCAAAGTACTAGAAAATATATGGACATCAATTCATTGCTTTGTATGATATGACATTCAAAGGAACGAACATGTACTCCACGTTGTGTTTCGGAAAGAAAACATTATTGACATGGCCACAAAAAATCTCAGCATGATTCAGtccaaagaagaaaaacaacaatTTTGATGCAGTAAATGTTGCACTGTGAAGAATTAAAATTTTCCCACTGGCACTAGAACCTGATTATGCAAGATAGAATCAACAGGTTACTTCTTGACACTTGAAAGATACTTACAAAATGTTTGCAAACGTCGCATTTTGGGTGATAGTTCTCCTTGTAGCAAAACTTGTGATAAGGATAATTCCCAGACAGCGAAAACTACAGAAGAAGCAATATGCAAAAACCTCAGCACCACAAAATCACAGGAATTATTATTCTACATCAGTTATCGACTAGTAAAGTACACTGATGGTTCAACGTTAAATCAGAATAGAACTACAGTATTTTGGCAGCATAGACAGTAGTTTTTGTACCTCATAATCACAAATTGGTTGGTTGCAGGCATGGCATCTGAAACATTCTGGATGCCAAACTGCATTCATGCAATTGAGAAATCTTCCGTAACCAATCTCAGTGTTACAACCAGCACATACTCTatcacaaagaaaaagaagagaaaacataGCTTGATTACATTGACAGTAAGTCATCGTCCAAATGACAACTGGTGCATCTGACCTCAGTAGTTGTTTTAGGTTACATAGCTAATTATGCTATAAGGCACTGCAACAGGAAGTTTATGCACTGTACTACTGACCCATAGTCAATAACTTACATTTACCACATTCATGGGGTTAGAATAGAAACTGAAAAACCAGAAAACACAAAGCATATTTATCACAGTTGTACACACAGGACAAGGAGATGAAGTTTTTTAACTGTTCTTGTAGAAGTGTAACGTGAACAAAATCTTTTATCTTATTCAATATTGTAACAATAGAgcaatttcaaaaatgaaattttaccaAAAGTCGATCAAATAAGCCTCCCTAAAGTATTATTGACAGGAAGGATCGTACCTGACCCCTGTTGAATAGGGGTAAGACATAGGTTGATAAATATTTCCATTCCCATTCCAACTCCCACTGCCACTGCCACTCACAttcccatttccatttccattcgCATTTCCACggccatttccatttccattcgCATTTCCACGGCCATGGCCATGGCCATTGCCATTTCCAGGTCCATATCGTGGTGGAGATTCAATGTTCCAGCTTTCCTGTAGAGCTTTGGCAATTTGTTCATCTTCTTTCAATTGGGATTCATAATCTGGACAGTAATATGAGGAACTTAATCTCACAATGCAGGATATAGGCCAAGGAAACAGAATCACTATATTTCATATATGCTTAATCCCACAATGCAGAAAATATACTCGAAGCACAGATCTGAGAAAATTGAATTGCTACATTTCGTATATGCTTAATTACCACCATCAGGCAAGTCCAAAAGGCAAAGCTCTTACACTTTGTGAAATCTATTGAGAAAAACCAACACAAGTAAAGCAAGGAAGTCAAGGATAACTCCAAACATAGAACTACATATTAAAGTACCATGGACACTGTCTCTTGTAATGATCTATATCGTTAGCCTGTCTCTTTGTACCAACTATAAAATTCTACCAACCCTATTATTCCAAAAGGCAATTATGAGTCCAGACTTGCAActgattttacaaatattttccCATGGCTATGAGTATGGTATTCGAGCAATTTGCAAGGGATATAACAAATTAGTTAACAGTGGTCGACGATTACTGGATGATGAACAACTTTGAAAATTCAAGACTCTTAATGATTACGTCGGACCCATAAAAGTAGATCATATCATTATCACCAAGAATTACTGTGTTTTCCCTGTCAACCCCATTACATAATTTCGCTATTACCAACCAACAATGAATGAGTTTCCACAAAATTTCTTGCATTAAGAGTTTAAAAGAAGTTATAGGACGACATAAAGTAGATCATGGTTTGCATTGGGATTGCTGCCCTATATTTTGAGAATGTATGTTTCTGCCAGGGAGCAATGCATAGGGATATTGTGCCTCTAAAGTTAAACTAAATCCTTACATGAACATTGCACAAAAAGGAAATCACTTTTTCCACTTCTAGGCACGTCTAAGATTGGCAgctaaacaaaataaactagtTGACATATATTTCCACAACAACCTATAGTTTTAATTCAAGAAGCAAACATGGATATCGCATAGGAAAGTTTCACTCACCAACAACGTTTTTCCTTTTATGATCTTCTTCCAAAAGGGAGAGTGCAATGGCATGATCTATGTCTTCGGTCTCTGAACCCGCATCCTGTAGTCCCACAATCAAGTAGGTCAACATAGACGGAGCAAAAGAACTTGCAAACAACACTTAAATATGCCGCCATTTTACTAAAGGTATGAAGGCCAAAACGATGACTAAGAAAAGAATGATTTGACTTATCTCCTCGGCTCTTTCATTTGCCTTGAGATTAAACATGACAGAAAACTCTAAAATAGCTCAAAGAGATTGTTCAAAGTAGCAACTAAATTACCCCTGAAGTCGAAGGTTCATTCCCGACTGTTTCTTCTTCACTATATCTATCATTCCAGTCATATTGCCCCTCTGAAACTTTGTGGCTTGAGCCCTTGAAAATTTTGCTAAGCCAGCCCATAAGTCGAAATGCTATCTGTGTGTGATCAAGGAAGTTTTTATCTGCTCACACATCATTTTCAAACAACAGAAGCATCATGAATGAAATAAAATGCAGAAGGTCAGATTTTCTGATACGGCAATAATCCTCCCAAGTCACAACCATCACATTATATAGAAAAAACTTGAGAATTCGCAGCTAATCCTACATCAAATTTATCATATTGCAAAACATGTATTACGACTTACGAGGACAGACGACCGTTGAACTGTAAATTATATTGGAATTTCTGATTAAAATGCATGAACTAAAAGGTGACTTGTACATTGATTGAATCTGTTCTTACACAACGACAAGAACTTAAATATGTTCTTGTCAACTACGAGTTCCCATTACTTGTCCAAACGAGTGACAGTGTGCAATGTGAGAGGGGCCAATCACCATGAAAGTATCAACAAGATGAAGATGGTGTAAGCATCAAAATTTCAAAGGTACAGCTCTACTGGAATGACTCATCTCTCTCACACGGCATATTCAACAGAGATCACAATTAAACAAAACAAGGTAAACATGCAATTATCTCCTTTCAAATTGTTTTTGACGTAAAAGTCACAAGAAAGACAGGAAGGGTATCGCGAAAACTGAATGGACCCCAATTCACTATATGAAGATTACATCAGGAGAATTAACACAAAGTGTATGCAAATGTTAAATTCAACAACTGATCATCCAAACCAAAATTTATCCTCCACTATTAGCATATCAAACTACGAATCAAGATTTACAAGAATAACACCACAACAATTATCAACACTCGTAAAGAGGGACACCGATTAGACAAACCAGCCATAATGCTGCTTCCCAATATGCATCAGTTCCAACAACAAAATTGCTTTGAGAAGTCATCAAAAAGCTGTTATTTAGCTCATCTGAATATAAATAAGACCCCTAAAgacataaagaaaaaaataaaggaaagaaagaaagattctTCCAGCTCATTGTGCCCCTAATATCCATAACAATTAACCTGTGGTTCCAGATTAATTAAAGATTAAAAGAGATTATTTTATTGGATGAGTGACTCACCTCAAAGCAGACCAAGAATCAGCAAGAATGGTGGGAAGCAGAAAAAACCCAGATCAGATAAGAACCTAATCAGCTCAAAAGCAACATCACCCACGACAATTCCAGCCGCGTAAAGATATTCTCAGCATacccttttaattttctttcaatCCAAACAAGAATCTACCAAACCCAAAACACTACTATGGACTCCTCCTGAAATCTCTACGAAACCTCCTGGGTAAAatgtaaagagagagaaaaatcgcAGAGGCTGAGCAGATGGAGGGAGACTTGAAAATTACGCAAATTCAAAGGTCAAAGAAGGTGAAGACGTGGAAATCGGGAGGAGGAGTTGTTGTGTCGGGTTTAAAACGCGAAGGGCTTGAAGAAAGGAATATCAAACCGGGttgggttgggggggggggggttggggggtTTGGGTGGTTTGAATATACTCCGTGTTTGAAAGTCTTACAAGGCATGTGGGCTTATGTGGCATGTGGTGTAGCTCATTAGTTAGTCAGGTTGTTTAGTAAATTTGCTTTCAAACAAATACTTTTATTTTCTATAGTTCGATTCTTGTGGTGAGATCgcaagaaagaaatttttggCATATATCATAGTCTCTCTGTGAATGGCCTGCTTTCAATGGAATTGACGAAGAAATTAATCGAAGTGTACGTAAACGAACACAATCAATcagtacaaaaaaattggcatgtggggttttcttttttctttttttaatccgtGCATGTGGGGCCGAATGAGCTCTTTATTGCAAAAAGACCCACAAAAGCTTCTCGAATAAAGAGTAAAAGCAAAGTCTATGAAACCGAGGAAGAGATCCAGTTGAAAttgggagagagaaaggaacgAATTTTCTTGATTGagggggaaaaataaaaaaaggaaagaaagaagaaattacGCTTCAACGATTGATTGATAAGATAAGGGTGTGTAGGGTGAGTTCCAGAACtcaaaataagtccttattttttaagaaggcaatttcaagttcaaaaatgagggacttattgaaatataaaaatatgcactatagattttttaaaaaagcaatttcaagttaaaaaatgagggacttattgaaatataaaaatatgcactatagatcttgtttgaaagatctcgttgagatcttttatacgatgcaaaaaaaattaaaaaattatttttcatttacattatttttgagtttaaaaatgtaaaataagctgcttattttttaagaagatttctggaactaGGCCGTGGTAGGCAGGCTCGCATTGATCGTTTCCAAGATCTTTCATCTTCTATTGAGTAATACTGTATATTCGATAGGTCCATTATAATACTCATATAATTGTAACTTAAGAAGAAATATAACGATGAAAacgattaaatttttttttttaggaaattgaaatctacactcctttttttcacatttacactcttttttttttgtcttctagcaaaaaaattacatacactttcaacactaaaatccaaaaaagggagtgtaaatgtcaaaaaatggagtgtagatttcaatttccttttttttattcaagcAATAGaataggctccgttccagaacaccttcttaaaaaataagtacttatttcacattttcaaactcaaaaataatgtaaatgaaaaataatttttcaattttttttgcaccatattaaagatctcaatgagatctatcaaacaagatccatagtgatagaaaaattatttgcgtaagcacataattttttagcttgaaattgccttcttaaaaaataagtacttatttatcgttccggaacggggaCAAGTATAAGAATTAGATGAAACTGAAAACAATTTCACAATTATTATGAGTCAAACTTAACTGCTGGCAATGTTAGGGGGAGAAGCAATACCAAGCAATTCTATAATTACTATAAATTCAATCCAACTATTAGTCGCATTAGTGGGAGAAATAATTCTAAGAAAATATGGGGAGAAGAATAACCACACGAAGATGAGAAGATTCGAACAGTTAAACTCGTAATAAAATACAAGAATCTTGACCAACTGAGCTAGTCCTAGTTGATAACGATTTAATAATGTACACAAAGTACTGATATATCACTATAACTATCAATTTATCATGTGGACATGACTTTTCTGTCATTAAGGATTCAACTTGAGGGAGTGCAAATTCACCCATTTTAGTCCCGACATCGgctttaattttgaaaataaaaatattttatcacgTGGAGATGTTTATCGACATCGTCATCGAAAAGAATTGTCCTACGCgatcaaaataaatttagatGTGTAAACTGGATTCcacgcaaaaaaaattattaggtgGTTGTAAGGCACCATCACATGGTGCCATAACACCCTTCTCCGCCACACATTCCTAAGTTTCACAGAAACGTGTGTTGAAGGGGTGTTGGGTATCACGCGACAGGGCCGcaaaagtattgaataattactcattcCACGCACCCAAGCTAAACCCGATTTTTACATCTAATTTTCTTGAATAATGTACTTCTAGATGTtggattaaaataatttttggtgaAGATAAGCATCGTGACGTGGTCCGAAATACGAacggttttgattttgatattttgaGCAAGCAATATAGGACTGACATGGGTGGATTGCACCCCTCAAGTTGGGCTTCAGATCCCAACTTAAAACTACCGAATACTTTTGGTGGGtttactattaaaaaaaatggtgaatttTCCTTAAAAAGTTTGCCAATGGACTttatacaagtttttttttttatttggacttTTAATTGATGTATATAATGAGAATAATATAtcttaaaatttgtgtttttgtatgttttcttCCGATTAGACAACAAGGAAAACCTAGCCttaagtcacataatcctttaaGTAGTCCCTCCGCTACTAACTTTGCGCCCGTGCTCTCATCCACGCTCTTGcaaaattttaatagtttgaggtatttctaattaaaaaaacaatattttttgCTCGTGTTTCTGCTTGCACACACGAATTATGGGTCTTAAAATATGGAGTACTACATAGTACTACGTATTACTTTCTTTGTTGAGATGGACGACAAGATTGTGAACTGTTAACTGTAATCCAAATTCAAAAGTAGGGAGGATCCGATTCTTCTTGATCACCTCCACTCTCCTCTtcattcctcctcctcctctctctctctccaatatcATCATcatatttcttctttttgcagGACAAAAATGGAGCGAAATGTCAAGGTAGGATATGTATTttgctttcaatttttttttttttttttatcttcgtATTTTGCTTTCTTTGGTTTTCAGATAAAACGAAGTGAACAAAGTAATTTGGGGACAACTCATTTACTAGTACTAATTTGAGGACGGAATTCTAAGAATTCATCGTTACAACTCTCCACCATACTCGCCAAATCCTTGAGACTCTTTACAAGCTTAACATTAAAAACCATTGTAGCAGAAATGACAAACATGTTCTTGGCAAAGttctgtttcaaaaaaaaaaaaaaagatgattcaCCATACACTCCCTTTCCAATAACCATGGAAAACAttttgcaaaagaaaacaaatgataAACGactatgaaataaaaataaaaataaaaacataaacaagCAATTAGAAGACCGTACTTATTCTGGCAGAAGACAGTTTATCAACTCTTACCTTCCATGGTCAAAGTTAAAGAATACGAAAAATGCTCCAATGCAGGAGCCAAATTTGGCTTTCAAGTTGCAGAACATTCTAGATACTTTCAGAACCAAAATATCCAAGAACTCTCTATAATATTCTTGAACTTACCTTCCATGGTCAAAGTTAAAGAATACaaaaaatgctccaatgcaGGAGCCAAATTTGGCTTTCAAGTTGCAGAACATTCTAGATACTTTCAGAACCAAAATATCCAAGAACTCTCTATAATATTATTGAATGTATACTTTCAGAACCAAAATATCCAAGAACTCTCTATAATATTCTTGAACCATGGACAGTAAGCATTCTCGGGCAGGGAACACAAGGCTTCATGATGGAAACCTCCAAAGATGAATTGCGTCCGATAAGATCATCAACGATAGAAACCCCCAAAGATGAATTGTGTCCGATAAGAATATCAACGGTAACAGAGATAATGTCATACCGCCACAAGATCAAGAAGCTTTGCAACCAGTACTGGGCCGAGAAGCACCGGCCCAACCCTCACGCCGCCTGGGATAAGAGTTTTTTGATCTCATAGACCGGTTGGAGCACAGACTCGTCTCCAGCAACCCTATATGCTATTTGATTTAGAggaaagtctacaatatacACCCCTTAAAaaatgtgtaccatatgcacctattgtatAATTCATTAATTACATTTTAGTGCATtttataacttttgttctagaactcataaaatttcaGCTGTATGATTCGTAACactttcattatgattcataacattttggtgcatctcgtaacttttatactaaaaaatcataactttttagcatgGCCATGCAGGTTATATCAAATGACCCCTTTATTGGCGGTCGAATTGGAGAAGAGGAAATGAGCACTGTCTGCACTGAGTTCCTAGTTCCTAGACCATGCATGTTCTTTGGCAAGTAAGTTCTAGTgactgtgttttttctttttctttcaaaataatAGTTGACtcgatttttttcctttttttttttgcagcatAATTCCAAACGAGTGATATTTGACTCAAAATCTTCGTGTCCTTATGAGAGTTTGAGTGATTGACATTTTGAAATATGTCTTGTCTCTGCTACCACGTAAAAATAGAAATTAACACCAAATCAAAAGGGAATCCTTGCTAGTTTGCTTCCTGATTTGTGGTTTGAATGTGAATTGATATTGTAGTTCCTCCCACGATGATGATGATTATTTGGAACTACATCCAAACAACGCACAGGGTTTATGTTACGGGACTGCCGAATGATATTAATTTGGATGCGGTTGTAGGCTTCAGTTCTTGTTTCTGGACTTTCGTTCCTGCGCCTATTATGCATGACTTGGCTGGAGTATGTACACATCAACTCTTCTTTTATCGGGAACACTGATATAACAAAATTGATTGCAAGTTGTGGGAGTCTTTTCCAAGATCGGAAAAATACCGAAGGTACGAAATCTATCGTCTATCGGCCATGAGCGGGGTTTTCTATTGTTTGTTAGATCATTCCTCCCTCTGTCTCTCGAAAGAACTGCCTGTTATCCATGAAAAATCTCCAAATGAGCCTTTCCTTCCCTTTTGTAGCCTTCCACCTCATCAATGAACGACTATgatcattttcatccaatggCTCATATTTTTCTTCCTTGACCCTCCTGAAAAATATCTTTTCCCTCTTCATGTATCCACAATATTCTACAAATATCCACAGAAGCCTAGCATATAGTCGAGTGTTTTATAGTCTTCTAGACTTGCATATAATGGAGTCTTTTTCTCTAGAACTCACCAGGATTagaacttaatttttgaaagattaagatcCAAACTTGGATTGGTATTAGTGTAGATTCGCAAACAATCATTCTACCTCCACACCTAAACACATACCCATTTACACATTTCCACTCACAATAGAGATGGAGCCCATACATACTATGcacccagtgtgtgtgggccccacttCTATTGTGAATGAGAGTGTGCAAATAGATGTGTAAGTGggtgtggagttagaattttcaatttgcaaatgTGGAGTGCCAGCAAGGACAAAATCAGCCCTTATAGCTATTGTGTCAACCAATTGCAACAAACTAAATGTACTTCCAGCTTCTTTTAACGCCCAATTTGAGTTTACAGCTCTGAACTCTTGCCGCTTTAAGTTGTGTTCTCatcttttatgaaattttgtggctcatttttattgtaatttttgtgactCGTTTTATTTAGGGTGTACGGTACACTCTTTACAAATTTGGTGGttcattcttttgaatttttgtggctGGACATATGAAttttggagttgagttttgttcaccctccacttaagatgGTAAACATTACCCCTCCTTCGTATTGGTTGAAATTGTATGGATCCCAtcataaagtgatgtcatgcttaccaaaagcGTATTGCATGacaagcatgacatcactttgtgatgaGATCCActcaatttcaaccaataagaaggagggtaatgttcacatTCTTTTGAGGGTGAACAAattttt
The sequence above is drawn from the Rhododendron vialii isolate Sample 1 chromosome 6a, ASM3025357v1 genome and encodes:
- the LOC131331081 gene encoding protein DA1-like isoform X1 gives rise to the protein MTSQSNFVVGTDAYWEAALWLIAFRLMGWLSKIFKGSSHKVSEGQYDWNDRYSEEETVGNEPSTSGDAGSETEDIDHAIALSLLEEDHKRKNVVDYESQLKEDEQIAKALQESWNIESPPRYGPGNGNGHGHGRGNANGNGNGRGNANGNGNGNVSGSGSGSWNGNGNIYQPMSYPYSTGVRVCAGCNTEIGYGRFLNCMNAVWHPECFRCHACNQPICDYEFSLSGNYPYHKFCYKENYHPKCDVCKHFIPTNAAGLIEYRAHPFWVQKYCPFHEHDGTPRCCSCERMEPRETKYVALEDGRKLCLECLDSAIMDTNQCQPLYLDIQEFYEGLNMKVEQQVPLLLVERQALNEAMDGEKSGHHHMPETRGLCLSEEQTVSTILRRPKIGAGNRVMNMITEPYKLIRRCEVTAILILYGLPRLLTGSILAHEMMHAWLRLQGYRTLSQDVEEGICQVLAHLWLESQIMSTSGSNGASTSSSASVSRSSKQGTRSPFERKLGDFFKHQIESDASPVYGNGFRAGNHAVLKYGLRMTLDHIRLTGGFPY
- the LOC131331081 gene encoding protein DA1-like isoform X4; this translates as MTSQSNFVVGTDAYWEAALWLIAFRLMGWLSKIFKGSSHKVSEGQYDWNDRYSEEETVGNEPSTSGDAGSETEDIDHAIALSLLEEDHKRKNVVDYESQLKEDEQIAKALQESWNIESPPRYGPGNGNGHGHGRGNANGNGNGRGNANGNGNGNVSGSGSGSWNGNGNIYQPMSYPYSTGVRVCAGCNTEIGYGRFLNCMNAVWHPECFRCHACNQPICDYEFSLSGNYPYHKFCYKENYHPKCDVCKHFPRETKYVALEDGRKLCLECLDSAIMDTNQCQPLYLDIQEFYEGLNMKVEQQVPLLLVERQALNEAMDGEKSGHHHMPETRGLCLSEEQTVSTILRRPKIGAGNRVMNMITEPYKLIRRCEVTAILILYGLPRLLTGSILAHEMMHAWLRLQGYRTLSQDVEEGICQVLAHLWLESQIMSTSGSNGASTSSSASVSRSSKQGTRSPFERKLGDFFKHQIESDASPVYGNGFRAGNHAVLKYGLRMTLDHIRLTGGFPY